The nucleotide sequence TTGGAAGTCAAAGATAAATTTTGCTAATGTTCCCAAGTACAATTATTCGTTAATGTCAAATAACTTAATAAGTTTAAGTaaatttagtgttagtttaagTCATTTAAAAGATAAGCAAAAAGAATTAGTTCCAAATGTTCACGATGTACATCATTATGTATCCATTTATgtattattgataatttttataattgttacCATTGTAATAATAGTAttgcgaaaattaaaaaaagaaaaacctgtAGACGTAGTACAGCCTACTCAAAATTCTGCCGAATCCGTAGATACAATAGAAATTTGCAGCAACCCTTCCTACAAATTTCCTAATTAAGGGGGGACGTGTTGCGAgtgtataattttaattaatgttattctCTTCTCCTAATCTTattcttttctctttattttaaagtcagtcattttcttttctattaattaaccaaaattgtGTAACATGATTCTTTTCCTTACTTAGCAATATTGGTCGACAATCCTATCTttcctttctttcttttattcctTGTCTCTATTTCGCAATTACGAATTTAGGTAATTTTAAGTTAGTTGTAAGCAAGTTGTTAATGTAATAAGAAGTAAGCACGTTAATAAACTGTGGAGCGTTAGTTCTGTCCATACTTTCAAAAAAACCTCGTCAGCATCCCAAAATCTACGTTGGGTAAACCATCCCCAACACAAGGATAAAATAAAGTAACCCAATAATATagcaataataaattgaaacaaaatataataattaagttaatcGAATTGACGTTCAGGTACGTCAATTCTTTCGTCAAGGCTTTCTTTCTTTGCGCTTATTCTACTTAAACCAAACCGCACCCAGCACCCAAAATTTCGGTTTTCGGTCAAACCCGTGACCTAAGTGCGCCTGTACAGGAGCCACAATTTTGCAGTTGAGGTAACCTCATATGAACTGAACTCACTTGAAGCCGAGGTGACTACAACCTGACCacatcaaaaacaaaacagaAACGTTGTTTTGTCCTACTTTATTTATGGTGTGGTTGAGATTGTAGTCGCCAGTCTCAATGGATTTTGAAGACTAGTAAGGGTAGTAATACTACTTATTTTGATTACAAGAAGAAGACGTAGCAAGGTACGATTGCTTTGGATACATCCACTTCTACTTTCACGACGACAGGAAggaagtttttataatttatttggtAAACTCCGGCAAgacgaaaagaaattttttaattactttagaaTGTCAATTAGTTCATTTGATGAATTAATCAGAATTTTGAAATCGAAAATTGAACGCCCTGACACCAATATGAGAACAAGTATTCCAGCTGAAGAGAGGCTTGCTAGTAACTTTGAGGTTAGTAAATAGATAAATTCAATTACATGATCAATAGGTAGGTACGCCCggaattcatatttttttacagatataataaaacaacgTAGGTAGGTAcacattttgttgattttctgTTTCTACTATCTATCTACAATTGAAATACATCTTCAAATGATGAATTTGTATGTGCAGAGTCCACCGACAACGTTGAACCCTGCGTAAATAGCGGAGTAGCAATATTGCTAGGAGGAACTGTgtgataattattattacagcGCTGAAATTGTCCGGATGTGGTAGATTATCATTGCcactattatttttttttcaatgcaCTTAAACAATGTTTCTATAAGTTGATCTTCCAAAGACACGactgattttctttttagtttttgccTATTTTTTTTCGGTGGTTGATCTTCTTCGTCCTCATTATTTTGAGGAGATGTAGTCGTTAAACTGTTTGATGTTTCGGCCCTGGCTTCTGCTAATGGTAGTATAAAAGACAAcggatgaaaaaaaaacatactgCCTCTTAGTGGATGCAGCAGAACCACTTTTtgtcgatttatttattttcacttcTCTGTTAAAGCCATCCCTTAACGTTTTCTACTTCCTTTGTAATACCGTGgctgcaaaaaaaaatatagaaatagtTAACAACTTGTTTCAGGTATTTGGCAACTGGATGGCAACTACATTTGTGGATATGGTGTATTCGTACAGATGTGGATCTACAACAATAGCTAGAATAACTCGAGATGTTTGTCAACAAATttggataaatttaaaagactTGTGCTTACCGGAGCCAACGGAAGGGAAATGGCTAAGCATTGCAAAGGGATGTGAAGCACGAGCAAACTTCCCCAACTGCATTGCAGATACCGGTTCTTTATAcatcaattataaaaaatatttttcttttgttttactaGCTATTTGTGACTCGAATTATATTACGAATTATATTTACTTTCGTAGATATAGGCTCCTATGGTAGACACTGCGATTCATCTATTTTCGAAGAAAGTGCTTTCTACAGAAATCTACAGGAAAATACACTTAATATTCCGTCTTCCTGACGAATCCAGGACGGAGGCAATTTGTTGCCATATTTATTTGTTGGTGATGAAGCTTTTAGtctatctcaaaatttattgcGTCCGTACTGAGGAAACAACCTTAGTAAtactaaaagtatttttaactATCGTCTTTCCCGTGCTAGGAGGTATATTGAGTGCTGGTTTTGAATACTCGCAAATAAATGGAGGATCTTTCATAGACCAATGAATGTATATGTTGATGTCATAGATATTGTAAAAGCATGTTGTATACTTCACAATTTCGTTCGTGAAAGGGATAGTTACCGATTTGACTTTGACGGTGCCGGAATCTTTGCAAGATTTAGAAGAAAATGCTGTCCAAACTCATCAGGGTGGACGATATTTAAATTCTATTCGGGATCAATTTgctgaatattttaaaagtgatGAGGGAAAACTAGAGTGGCAATTacgtaaaatttaaatataaattaaataaagtagtCCAATTAATAGTTAAGCATTTTCTTGTGTTATATGTTTccttgaaaaaattatatttatatgtaaatataaaaatatttaaaataatatttagtaataaaatatattctctaaataaaacttaccgATTTCTCTGCAAAATTGGATGTAAATTTCTCGCATATGGCAACCCATGCATTATTTTTCGCAATTTTGTTGCTGTACGATTCACATTTGTATTCCCATATGCAAGCGTGATTTTGGATTTCGCTGATAAAAGTATCGGTGTCAAATGCATCGTCCCCAAACATACCCAACTGCCGATTATCTATTCGtcttttgcaaaattttgGTCAAATAAAATTGGAACTATAAATTCTCTTGAATATTGTTGATCTTCCATTTCATGTACTTGGGTTGATAAAAAATCCTTCGACTTCAGTAAGGAAGTGTCGAAGGTTTCCTCGCAGTTTGCCTCCACAGAATGCGTACTAACTATTTCTTATCAGCAGCGTTTTATGGGTATCACCAAACTGTTTTGGCGTTGGATTATTATTCCGAAGTCGATGCTGCCTAACTTGGCCGAAATAGTTCTCCAAGCCATGCTGATTAAAGGTTCTTGctagataaaaagaaaagccTCTACCAAGCAATTCTTTTGTGAGGTCTTTAAAGCATATTATATTCAGTTTTTTAAGCTAGGAGGTATTATTTTTTCCTGCGTGCCCTCTTGGAAATACATTTTCTCCAGATTTTCTGAAAcaacataaacataaattaaaatacatttgcggttattaaaaatacatgtATCATATTTTCAGccaatgtattttattttgctaTAGATAATAATGCATGATAGTTACCTCTTGTATCCCTCCAAAATACTAGATATCTCGATGAATTTGTTACTGCACCCTTAAGTATTTTTCCAGGGGGCGCTCTACAACTTCCCCCATTAAAGCTGTCAAATAGctgatcaaaaaattttaaactaacAGCGGTGTCTTGTGCATGTTTAGCCATTATCACTGTACCGGTTATATCAGTGGCATCTAAAAACAGATACATATTATAAGAACTATAAAGttacatcatttttttgttacaagcAACATGTACTTACTTGATTTTGCCATGTATGAAATGTCGGCTGCTGTGGTGTGGCTAAATATTTGGACTGCACAAGACaccttcattttatttattttaatgtggTGGTGATTGATTTTTGGCAATAGACGAAATTTCCCATTACCACAATCTATTTCATACGCCTTAACAATATCATCCTATTTTGCGACTATAATTCACCCATCTATGTCCCAACAaatatttctctttaaaaaattatttcttgtacCTTTGAGAAGATGGGGAGTATCATAAAGAGGCACAATTTCggaattgttaacaataatacTACTTTTCGGTGGCACATTATTTTCAATGCATCTTTTTCGGCTCTCCTGCATGAGAATGCGTGATTGagataaataattatgtaaaatgtaataattattacctTCTATTACTGTTCTGTTTGTGGATGCTTGATCGCACACAGTAGCTATAATACAACAGTTAAGTTGGCCTTTTCCAAttcaacaataatttttttataagtacTTTTAATAGTGGACTTGTTGTAGTGCCCTTACAAAAGTGGCATGAAAGTTTGTTTCCATTTTTGGGCTACTCCTCGTATCATAAAAACCAACGCATGATCAACTATGATGTCATTCTCCAAACCATAAATTTGATCGCAGTATTTGTTGTATTCCAAATGTGGATTTAATGCTACTTCATCGAACGTTAAAACATATAATCTTTCTTTTGTTTATATAACTCATGTTTATATAACTCGAGGCACATTAATTTCTCGTCGTCAGAGTATCGCCGTCCTCTAGATTTTACCACATTagactttaattgcaattAACAGAAGTTGATAGCTTCATTCCGTAAGCCGCAATTCTTCACTTGCTACTGTGTCGTCGCTAATGTTAATCTCTTCTTTAGAGAATTAGTTCGTTTTTTATAAAGAACGGCTTTCTTTTGAAGGTATGttgatttcttataaaaatgttttgcttTCGGAGATAATTGATCTgattatcaaatttaattaatttttatcaaaaaatattcgtAAAAGGGGTGATTCAACCGTAGTGTGTCAAACGAAAGTCCGATATAGAATAACATATTTGAGAgcgaaatgaaaaaataattatttcattttcatttaatacagGGGAGCATGGTTTATAGTGggacgttttttttttctttgtccGATAATTTAATGAAACTTAGTATTTCAAGGGTGCGATTGAAATATGCTACTGTTTATGATAGGTACTAACTATTATCTTAGGTttttaagtataaaaatgataagAGGCAAAAATAAGGCATGTGTCCCAGAATATACCATTTGTCCCAATGATGACCACAATATGGTACACAATATGGTACACAATGGGACAAGGCAGGCAAAATATTGGGAGCCGCAAGAGtttggtataaaaaaaaaacaattttttaagtcACAATGTATTTAATGATAGTAATTTTTGCATATTTATTTCTTACTAGTTGAAGGTTGATGAGTTTGTAatgtaaaagttaatttttgaaaatcaggTTGATAATTGGTAGTTGAACATCTTATTAATTCCTTTAAATGTTGGTTAGTCAATTGTGAACGAAACTTAGATTTAATTAGTTTCATTGTTGAGTACAATGATTCGACATCATATGTTGATCCAAATATTGATAGTAATCGATAAGctgcaatttttaaattgttgtatttaaCTGCTGGTACACATTTCCAGAAttcatttattgattttgcCGATTTGTGTAACATGTGGAGACCTTGATCTTCTTGCATGTCAATTAATTCTATCTCTCCGGAAGCCGTCTCTGGtagtaaacattttaataatttaaaaccattATTATGGATATCAATTTCAAACGGATTTAACAAAAATGCAATTGATGGTTTCAGTGCAACTAAATCCGTAAATCGATCTTCAAAATCGTTGTAcaggttttttaattttgtctgaTAATTAATGATGACTGTTAAAGAAATATCATATTCTGAAGCAGCTTCCTTTAATCGAGGAAAGTGATTGAATGTCTTATCCATTACGTCTTGTTCAAAAAGTTGTatctttcttttaaaactgaaAATGCTTTGACTCAACTCTGAGATATTCTTGTCCTTACCTtgcaacaataaatttaatttttttaaatgctcCATTGTATCAGTGAAGAACATTAAATCATAGAGCCATTCTTTATCCTTTAATTGCGGatatgtttgttttttttcatctaaaaaatcaataattggTTCTAACAATATTACAAACCTATTCAGGACATCGTACATTGATAACCACCTCACTATGCAGTATAATGATAAATCATTTACTTGttcatttaaatcaagttcgtcaataaaattacgaaattggcgatgattttttacattagttcgaataaaatttacgattttgaTGAGCGGTGTAAACacatgaataaaattaaagtgtttGGCGATAAGATGTTCGCGATGTACAATGCAATGGATGGGAATAAAATCTGGaatattttcatcttttttcaGGAGCCCTATTAATCCAACATTTTCCCTACCATTGCAGCTGCTCCATCAGTGCTGTTAAACGAAAACTTTCGCGGAATTAAAGGGGTATTTTTCGGGAATTGAAAATCGAAATAACTTTTTGGGGGAACAGGTTTTGAATTAAACACCACGAAATCTGAACGACAAAAGAGAACATTTATTCGAAAAACAAGACTTTTATACAAGACAAACAGGAACAAGAAATACGatatgaaataatatttgaatttaaaaataaaataataataaaatatgtgaatgaaaagaaaacataatacattttttaacaattctataaaataaacaaaatgtaaataaattaaactttttaaacaagtgGCTATACTTATTAGTTTGTTTTTCGGGATATCTTTAACGGCGGCATCAAAAGCTTCTTTAATATCGATACCACGTGTAGTATCTTTTAAAGCAATGAGATCTAATAATTCTTTTCGCGTGACTCCATCTTCAAATACGAAACGAATAAAAATTGCTGAGGTTGATCGGTGATATCCGTTGATTCATCAAGCGCCAAACTAAATGCTACACAATTCTTTATGTCTTTATGTAATTGCGATAATAAATCTACAGTTATTTCTGCAATTCGGCGTTCTACTGTATGTCGTGAAACTGGAATGCCACCTATCAACTTTAAAAGTTTTGTATTATTGGTATCTAATGATTTAATTGtatcaataatattttgtttaataaaatctcCCTCAGTATATGGCCGTTTCGCTCTTGCTATGTTCCACGCTATTTTAAAACTAACTTCTGTTACACATTTAGATTCTTCagtaaattttgacataaaattGCCTTGATTATTAATTGAAGACTTTAGCGATTgtagttttttaattcttaactcCGATTTTGCCGGATATTCAGATATAAATTCGGAATGGAGTTTTTCATaatgacgttttaaatttcctaccTTATAATTGTTCACGGTTGAGTTACAAATTATACAGACAGCATTgccatttttttctataaaagcATAATCTTCTTCCCATTCCTCattaaaattttggttttcGTCGGCATACTTCCGCTTTCGTTTATTTGGAGGGGTCATCTTagtaaatcaatattttatctataatagtaaatattaataacattaaataacATTCATATAATGTgaagtattttatttaaatcgttacCTACCGTTTTTATTCAAGAAGAGAGACTGACAAACACAATCACCGTATAGGGTCGCGATAGTTCGAGTGAATTGAATACTGTAAAAAGGTTCTTCCCCGAAATCTGTATCAGACGTATTGATTTATAGCTTCCTTATTCGCCACAAGTAACGACGTTTGCTCTGCAAATGTTCGGGGAATCTTTTTTCTTcgaagattttttattatttgaattgtTAGTTGAGCCGCAATAATATCATCGAAGAGCCGCATGCGGCTCGCGAGCCACAGTTTGGCCACCGTTGCACTATGGgacattaattatttcaagagaaaagtatatttttttataaaagtaaaatcacatttcttttaacaaaactgaaaactaattaacaaaacataaatgtttctttttatgtaGTCAGGGGCTTGAAAACAtcctaaatattattatatttggtgaaatcaaaatcaaagaataattttcttctttcccTTTCTGGTAACAAGAAGTCCCCTTTCAGCACTGACAACTTTTCTCACTTGCTTTTGACCACTCGAAGCAATTATCCTTGGTGGTTTGTGGACGGTAGTCATACCAGTCTCGTAACAATTAcatatttgattaattgtGTAATTATGTTTCGACATTACCTTTTCAAGgttgtcaaaaaatgttgatacaTTGTGCCTATTGAAACTAATAGCGCGGCTTAAGCTAGTTGGTTCTGGAGAAGTTAAACTCAAATGAGCCTGCCTCTTCCGAAATAATCAAATCCACTCAACGCCTGCTGATTTTTTGTATTCCAAGATGCAAGGATGGTCTTATTGTTGGCAGTAGCAAATCGAAATGCTAGTTCGTAAGTGTCTTTGATAGTCAAACCGTAACACATAAGTAATTAGACAATGCTTTCACTTCTTCATCAGTAAAAATTTGAGAACATCCATGTTTTttctgaaaacaaaaaaattttttttcatcgtcatttatttgtttatactTGGACCACATTCGGTGCAAGGCAGATTTACTAAGTGAATAGCAATACTTTCCGCTGCTGTTTTCATTTTCGGTTTATATTCTGTATgaaaacatttactttcttTTAAGGAAGTATTTTAGGGTTAGACTTTCTGGTTCTCTATAGTAGtcaacatttcttttgacGTGCTATATGTTGGGACGCGTCCCATTATGTACCACAAATACATGTCCCAACATGTACCATCtgccaattttaaaaaaataatatgtatatACCATTAACACAAAATATCTCAAACCACAGACAGTTTTATAactctttattttaatttctgattttaatttgttttttagagGTATTCttctatattaatttttttaatttataaaataaatcaaacaaCCATgtgtttttttcaataaaaaggACACATTTGACAACCATTTATTTAActtctaattttttgaaatgatatttcaacgtaacatttttttgtatgacGTTTCGGAAATTTATTCCATTTTCAAATACAATTCTTACAATTATTAACTTTGATCTGCAACAATGATTTTGGTTAGACTCcgcaattaaaatttatatttcaaccTTAATCCGACACTCAAAAAATATTCGACTATCATAACGTGATAACTTACCCAAAACTTTAATCGtcaatagtaatatttttaaacatcacaatttaaaacttaataaaaactaattataaCTCGGTAAACCGATATACGTCAAAAACCTACGCCTCAACGGTTACAACGAGAGTACGGTCTTCTATCTCGTCATCACCACGCATTAAACctagtttttatttaaccctgtattttatattataaggCTCCATCTATTGGTATATATATGTGAGCCATTTGTTATATCTTTAAGCTGTTGATTATGCCAGCATAATGTGCACCTATCTTACCTACatccgttttgaaatttacaacattgttaatattttttagtaatgTGTATACTCTCAAGTTGCTTCCTAAAAGTCGTGTCTGTTTATTGTTACtgttgtttgtttatttttagatacGATTACGTTTTTAACAACTTATTTTGCTTATGCCGACTCCAAACATTATCCTCttctaaaaaattcttttaataacttaaaatttcaatCTCTTATAGTAGCGTCTTAACATAATTACAATcccattttacaatttataatccAAAATAAAGTGAACGAAACTGAACTATTTAATTACAGTTGATAACTTTAAAGTTAGTTAGGTtagttatgtttattatttgcaATGTCAAATGTCAAGTATATACATATGCGTGTATGTGTGCGTGTTCTCATGAGTTCAGCGAAATCTAGCGAACTGTTCTCCTTAAAAATACGACCGTTGTGTTTTGCCTATATTGGTGCCCACACATGGGTGGAGTATAGCATACCACAATCGTATTCTatattcattattttatttttcccaaGTTGCTCCTGCTACTAAAAATTAGATGACGTTAGTAGTAACATattccaaaatatttggcaaAATATAATGGTTGGGGTATGTTATACCTCACCACACTGATGAAGGGTTAAAGGTTATCTTTTCTTTGtagataattttatcaaataaacttttattcaaaacttaaaaatttctagtaacgaaatgattttttcaaacaaaaacttaACGGTTAATTAaccaaaacatttaaaattaaattaaaatagtctTGTATCGTATTTGACCATTTTGGTGACGTAGTAATGCGGTTCATCTGCTTGAAAAGGTTCGTAGTCATCATTAATGgttggaaaaaataatttaattcttatatGATAAAAAGTGGTTTCAATAGTATCCTTTTTAGTCGGTGAAGTATATTTAATGTGTAAATTTGTTGGTTGTTGCacatatttaagaaaattcttATCAAAGTTACATCCAATCTCAAAAACTGGGTTATTTGGGGTAACTTTAATTTCCTCCTTCAATAATATatgtttgatattttcatttaaacttGATAAACCACAAAAT is from Onthophagus taurus isolate NC chromosome 8, IU_Otau_3.0, whole genome shotgun sequence and encodes:
- the LOC139431297 gene encoding EPM2A-interacting protein 1-like, translating into MTPPNKRKRKYADENQNFNEEWEEDYAFIEKNGNAVCIICNSTVNNYKVGNLKRHYEKLHSEFISEYPAKSELRIKKLQSLKSSINNQGNFMSKFTEESKCVTEVSFKIAWNIARAKRPYTEGDFIKQNIIDTIKSLDTNNTKLLKLIGGIPVSRHTVERRIAEITVDLLSQLHKDIKNCVAFSLALDESTDITDQPQQFLFVSYLKMESREKNY
- the LOC111420137 gene encoding general transcription factor II-I repeat domain-containing protein 2-like, producing the protein MYDVLNRFVILLEPIIDFLDEKKQTYPQLKDKEWLYDLMFFTDTMEHLKKLNLLLQGKDKNISELSQSIFSFKRKIQLFEQDVMDKTFNHFPRLKEAASEYDISLTVIINYQTKLKNLYNDFEDRFTDLVALKPSIAFLLNPFEIDIHNNGFKLLKCLLPETASGEIELIDMQEDQGLHMLHKSAKSINEFWKCVPAVKYNNLKIAAYRLLSIFGSTYDVESLYSTMKLIKSKFRSQLTNQHLKELIRCSTTNYQPDFQKLTFTLQTHQPSTSKK